Proteins encoded together in one Cicer arietinum cultivar CDC Frontier isolate Library 1 chromosome 4, Cicar.CDCFrontier_v2.0, whole genome shotgun sequence window:
- the LOC101512949 gene encoding WAT1-related protein At4g08290-like: MGGLTYCEKLSLWLCNSKSYLLIISLQFGSAGMYVLTMDALNKGMSHYIFVVYRNVIATVALAPFAFFLERKIRPKMTVRIFSEIFALAFVEIILDQCFTFLGMKLTSASFASAVMNSVPSITFVLAIIFRLERMKIKEIGCQAKVIGTVVSLGGAFLMALYKGPVLEIAGSSAEASHPENVNDPTGAHWLIGACFLLIGCAGFXXXXXXXXXXXXXXXXXPAEMSLATWVCFIGALQSTAVTVFMERHTPHAWALGLDSRLFASVYAGIVTSAIQFYVQGSVIKTMGPVFVTAFNPLRMIIVTALACIVLSEKLHLGSIVGGVVVVTGLYLVVWGKSKEQKNVMMSESPQKISQQLPITVPQIDDNENNNKPQLVIIGDQTSNVEVKGSST, translated from the exons ATGGGTGGACTAACATATTGTGAGAAATTAAGTTTATGGTTATGCAATTCAAAGTCATATTTGCTAATAATAAGCTTGCAATTTGGTTCTGCTGGCATGTATGTTCTCACCATGGATGCTCTCAATAAGGGAATGAGtcattatatttttgttgtttatcgTAATGTCATTGCCACCGTAGCTCTTGCCCCTTTTGCATTTTTTCTTGAAAg GAAAATTAGGCCCAAGATGACAGTTCGGATATTTTCAGAAATATTTGCACTGGCTTTTGTTGA GATAATACTTGATCAGTGCTTTACATTCTTGGGGATGAAGTTAACATCAGCATCGTTTGCATCTGCCGTGATGAATTCCGTACCCTCAATTACTTTTGTACTTGCAATCATTTTTCG ATTGGAgagaatgaaaataaaagagataGGATGCCAAGCGAAAGTGATAGGGACAGTGGTGAGTCTAGGAGGTGCATTTCTAATGGCACTATACAAAGGTCCTGTTCTTGAAATTGCAGGGTCATCAGCAGAAGCAAGCCACCCTGAAAATGTGAATGACCCCACAGGTGCACACTGGCTCATTGGTGCTTGTTTCCTCCTCATTGGTTGTGCTGGCTTCNNNNNNNNNNNNNNNNNNNNNNNNNNNNNNNNNNNNNNNNNNNNNNNNNNNCCTGCTGAAATGTCCTTAGCCACGTGGGTTTGCTTTATTGGTGCGCTTCAAAGTACTGCTGTAACCGTTTTCATGGAGCGCCATACCCCTCATGCATGGGCTTTGGGCCTCGACTCTAGACTATTCGCTTCTGTATACGCG GGAATAGTAACTTCAGCGATCCAATTTTATGTGCAAGGCTCGGTAATTAAAACTATGGGCCCTGTGTTCGTCACTGCATTTAATCCCCTGCGTATGATTATAGTCACAGCCTTGGCTTGTATTGTCCTTTCAGAGAAACTCCACCTTGGAAg CATTGTTGGAGGAGTGGTAGTGGTTACAGGACTATATCTTGTTGTATGGGGCAaatcaaaagaacaaaaaaatgtTATGATGTCAGAGTCCCCACAAAAAATCTCTCAACAACTACCAATTACTGTCCCACAAATTGATGACAATGAAAATAACAATAAACCTCAATTGGTCATAATTGGAGATCAAACAAGCAATGTGGAAGTCAAAGGATCAAGCACATAG